DNA sequence from the Pseudoduganella plicata genome:
ACGGGGCCGATCTTCGGCAACCCCACTTCGAACACCGGCTCGTCGCTTTCGACGACGGCCGCCACCTGGTCGATGTGCACGTGGCACTGGCCATGGGCGAACGGCACGTTCGGATTGACTTCAAGGATGACGGCGCGTGCCTTGGCGACAGCCGCCATCGTGTAGTCGGCACCCAGGCTGAGCGAGAAGAAGCCGTGCTCGTCCATCGGCGAGGCCAGCGAAAACACGACGTCGGCCGGCACCAGGTCGCGCTCGATCAGCGCGGGGATCTCGGAGAAGTAGGCGGGGACGAAGTCGGCCCATCCCGCCTGCCCCGCGGCCCGCGATGCGCCGCCGAAGAAGAGCGCAAGGTGACGCACGTGATGGGTCGTCTCGCAATCGAAATAACCGTATTTGCGCAGCGCCAGGATCTGGGCGACCTTGATATCGTTGAGTTCACGGCGGCGCTCCGACAGCGCCGTCAGCAGGGCGGGAGGCTCGGCGGCGCCGGAGGGCACGATGATGCAGTCGCCGTCGCGCAGCAGGGAAATTGCGTCATGTGCGGCAATTCGTTTGCCTTCGTATAACGCTTGCGGGGTTTGATGTTGCATGAATGCAGCCTTTCTCGAGTAAAGGATAAAACACCTGCCTCGCCACTATACGCCGCTCTGCCGTTGGGGTATATCTGTACATGTACCGCAGAGTAACCACGAGTGATGGTGTTTTGTGAAACTCCGCACAGAATCGCCGGCAGGACGCGGATAGACTGCACCCAAGCTTTAGGAAAAGCATGCAACTTGGCAGAACCGAGCCGATCGGTTATTTGTTGACTTGACCTAGAGACGCATCATGAAGAACCGATTCATGAAGAACCCGATGCTGGCACTGGCCTGCTGTGCCGCGATGGCACCTGCAGCCTACTGCCAGACCGCCCAGACCGCTCAGACCGCCCCAACCGGAACGGTCACCGCGCCGTCGTCCGACTCTTCCGTGCAGGTGTACGGCGTGCTCGATGCCGGCGCCGTGTCCGAACACGATTGCCGTGGCGGCAGCTGCCCCTCCACCAAGATCTCCCCCGGCGTGAGCACGGGCTCCGTCATCGGCTTCACCGGCCGCGAAGCGCTGGGCAACGATACCTCCGCCGTGTTCACGCTCGAAGCGGGCGTCCGCAACGACACGGGCCAGTCCGACCAGAATGGCCGCCTGTTCGGCAGCCAGGCGTATGTGGGCCTGGCCAACCGCTGGGGCGCCGTCACGGTGGGCCGGCAGTACGACGTCGGCTACGAGACGCTGACGGAAGTGGCCGACCCGTTCCGCGGCGGCATGGCCGGCACGGCAACGAACCTGATGGGCAATGGCAGCAAGCGTTCCGACAATACGATCAAATACCGCTCCGCCCTGATCCACGGCTTTGTCGCCAGCGCCATCTACAGTTTCGGCGAGTCCGCCTTCAGTACGTCGCGCAACCGGGCCTATGGCGCCATGATCGGCTACCAGGGCGGCCCGTTCACCTTGCGCGCGGCGCACCAGCGCAAGAACAACTTCCTGCAGGGCGCCGGCGCCACGACCCCGGTCGACCTGTCGTCGCGCAATTCGCTGGTGGCGGCCAACCTGCACCTGGGCCAGGCTGCCACCGTGTACGCCGCATATGCCGTCAATCGCGGCGTGGGCAGCTCGCCGTGGGACCAGGACAACCCGTACGGCGCGCTCGTGCTGTCGTCGCCGTCGAACCGCAGCAACGATGCGCTGGCGGGTGTGTCGTACGCCTCCGGCCCCGCCACCTACATGGTGTCGTACATCCGCAAGGACGATCGCTCGCTGGCCAACCAGGATGCCAATCAGGTGGCCGTCGGCATGACGTATTCGATGTCGCGGCGCACGGCGTTCTATGCCGCTTACGCGAAGATCAAGGACCATAACGGCGCGCCGTACACGGTGGGCAATTTCAGCGAACAGGGCAAGGGCCGCAGCGCCTTCAACCTCGGCCTGCGCCACGCCTTCTGACGAGCTTCTTGCCGCCTGTGCCAGCTCATGTGCTAAATTTGGTACTTTGACAAGTACGGAGCTGGCATGTATCTGACCTATTTCAACGGCGCCTGGAGTGAAGGCAACACCCCGCTGTTCGGCGCGATGGACCACAGCGTGTGGCTGGGTTCTTCCGTGTTCGACGGCGCCCGCGCCATCCGCGGGCACCTGCCGGACCTGCGTCCGCATCTGCAGCGCGTGATCCACTCGGCCGAACGTCTCGGCATGCAGTGCCCGCTGTCGGTGGACGAGATGGAAGCACTGGTGCGCGAAGGCGTTGCGAAATTCCCGGCCGATGCCGTGCTGTACGTCCGCCCGCTGGTCTTTGCCACCGACGGCCTCCTGGTCCCTGTCGCGGAGAAGAGCGCTTTTGCGCTGACGCTGTTCGACGCCGCCATTCCTCCTTTCACCGGCTTCACTGCCTGCCTGTCCGCGCTGTTGCGCCCGGACGCTCGCATGGCACCGACCGATGCCAAGGCATCGTCGCTGTACGCCAATACGACGCGCGTGCTGCGCGAGGCGAAAAGCAGGGGATTCGACAACGCCGTCGTCTGCGACATCGACGGCAACGTGGCGGAATTCGCCACCGCCAACCTGTTCTTCGCGACGCCGGAAGGCGCGGTCGTGACGCCGGCGTTGAACGGCACCTTCCTGGCCGGCATCACGCGGGCCCGCGTGATCGCGCTGCTGAAAGAGGATGGCGTGCACGTGGAAGAGCGCAGCGTGCGCCCGGAAGAGTTGACGACAACGACGGAAATCTTCAATACGGGGAACTTTGGCAAGGTCACGCCCTGCGTGCGCTACGAGGAGCGCGCACTGCCCGTGGGGCCGGTGGCAACGCGGGCGCGCGACCTCTACTTCGCTTTCACGGAAGCAAACTGATTCGGCAGGCTCAGCGCACGGGCTGCGCGGTGCCGCAGTCCCGGCCCAGCCAGCGACCCGTGCTTTCCGTCGTCATGTGCTGGGCCTTGCCTGCGACGGTGCTGTCGATGGCCATGCGCATCGAAAAGCCGCTGTCGCCGTCGAAGATGACCTGGCCGTTGCCGCTGGAGGCTGGATTCCTGCACGTGAACTTCACCGCGAGGCCGCCGGGGATGTTGGTTCTCGTGCTGCTGCAGTCGCCCGGCTGGCCGTGTGGCATCGTCGGGTTGGCGGCCTGTTCCGGTGTGATGCAGAACTTTACCTTGATCCCGCCGCCTTCGGCCAGTGCAAGCGAGACGCCCTGTTTCGCCAGTGCTTCCTCGATCGCGCGCCGCCGCTCGGGCGGCAAGGACGCCATTTGCTGCTGGGCCTGCGCCATGGCCTGCATTGCCGCCGGATCGGCGCTGGGTACCTTGCTGGTCATTTCCCACAGGCCGGGCTTGATGGCAGCGGCAGCGGCGGGCAGCGCGACTGTCAGCGCTGCGGCCAGGGTTACGGCAAACTTCGCGGCGGAACGGATTGCGCACATGGCATGGGTAGTCATGAAAGCTCCTGGTCGGGGACCGGCCGCAGGGCGCGGCCGGTAAACGAGATGCAATCGGGATGCGATCAGCTGCGTGGCGACGGCTCGGCCACGTAGATCTCGACGCGACGGTTGCGGGCGCGGCCCGAGTTGTCGTCGTTGGACGCGATCGGCTCGCGGGCACCGCGGCCTTCGACGACGACGCGGGTCGGCGACACGCCCTTGGTGGACAGGTAGTCGCGCGTGTGCGAGGCGCGTTCCACCGACAGCGGCTGGTTGATCGCGTCGCTGCCCGTGCTGTCCGTGTGGCCGATGATCGTCACGGTGGTGGCCGGATTCTCGTTCAGCGTGGCGGCAAAGCGGTCCAGGATGGGGCGGAAGTTCGACTTGATGTCGGCACGGTTCGTATCGAACGAAATATCGCTGGGGATTTCCATCTTCAGGCGGTTGTCGCTCGTCTGCGAGACCTGCACGCCGGTGCCGCGCGTGGCCTGTTCCATCGCCTGCTTCTGGCTCTCCATGCGCTTCGACCAGATATTGCCGGCCACGGCGCCGACGGCGGCGCCCAGCACGGCGCCACCGGCCGCGCGGCCCCCCCCGCCATGGCTCGTCGTCGCGCCCAGGATTGCACCCAGGCCGGCCCCAATGCCCGCACCGGTCGCGGTGCCGCGCTGTTCCGTATTCATGTCGGCGCAGCCGGTGGCGCCGATCGCCATGGCGACAGCGACCGCGCCGGCCACCGCTTTTTTGTATGTGTCATTCAGGATAGTCATGGTACTGCTCCTTCTCTTCGGGTCCCTCAAAAAAACACAGCGGCGCTGCACTCTCATGCACCGCCGCTGTTGTCAGCGCTGGTCAGGCTAGACGCCGCGTCCGCTGATCAGGCGCAGCAGGATCATGATCACGGCCACGACCAGCAGAATATGGATGAAGCCGCCGATGGTGTATGACGTGACCAGACCCAGCAGCCACAGAATAATGAGAACTACAGCAATAGTGTAAAGCATGATTGGATCCTCTCGTCGCAAGTTAATTATCCGGCCCGATGATACTGCGCCGTCGTGAAACCATTATGTTCCGCCAGTACTGATTGCTTCTGTTCGCTGCCGTACAATGCCGAAAAAAATAGACAATACTTCAACAGATGCTACTGGTCGCCGAGCCGCGCGCCCGGCTGAGGCACCCAGCCCAGCAGTCCCAGCAGGCCTGTCACGCCTAACAGTCCGGCGGTCAGGCCGCCCGTCACCAGCATCAGGATCGACCATTCCGGCAGTACCGCGTCCGCTGCCTCCAGCTCCGTATAACCGATGCGCGCCAACAGCAGTCCCAGCGCGATCGTCCAGCCCCAAACCATCCTGTTCATGATGTTTTACTCCTTTTATGAAGTCCGCGATACGACTGCGACTCGTGGGACAGCGTGAAACGATTGTGTAGCGTACTGTCGAGCTAACTCTGTTCGCTGGTGCACACAGCAACAAAAAGCCCAGGGGTGTACAACAGCGGAAGATGGCGTCCGAAGCAGGCGCGAAAAAAAGCCCCGTGGCATACCACAGGGCTTTTCGAGAGGGCAGGGCAGGCGCCGATCAGCGTGACTGCAGCATCCCTTCGACGACCTTGACCTGGTCGCCGCGGCGCCACACGGGCGAGTCCGTATGGAACGTGCGGATCTCGCCGTCGTTCATGCGCACCTTGACGTCGTACTGCTTGGTCGCCCTCGCCTTGCCTTCGACCTGGTTGCCGACCACTGCGCCGCCGATGGCGCCGGCGATCGTTGCCAGGTCGCGGCCGCGGCCGTCGCCCACCTGACGGCCCAGCAAGCCGCCCACGACGGCACCGCCGGCCGCGCCCACGCCGCTGCCTGCCGCGCGGGTGCTGGTCTCGTTGACCTCTTCGACCATGCCGCAGTAATTGCAGGCCGGGGTGGCGGCGTTCTTGCGTTCGACAGCGCGTTCGCGCGCACGTTCACGCTCGCGTTCGCGTTGCAGCTTCTCGTCGCGCACGGGCGCCTCGACACGTGGCTGGGTGGATGGCGCTACCGGCGAGGCAACGATGTCCGCGGAGCTGCCGCTGGTGCCCACGGCGCCGCTGCCGGATGCGGTCGGCACGCCGTTGATGCTGCCGGCGCCGGCCGCATACTGGCTCGACTGCGTAGCCGCGGTCGGCGGCGAAGACGGTGCGGTGGCCAGCTGTTCGCCTGCCGGATTGACAAGCTGCTCGGGCCGGCCTGCGTTCTTGGACGACGGCAGCCAGCCCATGAACGAAGCGATGCCCACGCCGCAAAACAGGATGAGGACGACGGCCGCGACCAGCATCAGCGGATGCAGGTTGTGGCGCCGTGGCGGAGTGCTGGGATGATTCATGATGAGTCCTTTTTCTGGTGGCCGCGGGAGGCGCGACCCTTTGCTGGCATTGTCCTTCCCGTCACCGAGGGGTTCCGTGCGTCACCGTACATACATGGGAATTGAGATTCGTTACGCTGGTTCAAACCATGTGCACATGCCAACCTATCAGGCCATACGATGAATCTGAACTTTGACACCGCGCACAGCAGCCATGCACCCCCGCTTACCTGCGGCAACCGCTTGCTGGCCAGTCTTCCGGAAGAAGACCTGGCGCAGATCGAGGCGCATTGCGAGACGATCGAGGCCGAAGTCGGCACCGTCCTGTTCGAACCAGGACAAACTCTTCACCACGTGTATTTCCCTATCGACGCGCTCGTGTCGCTGCTGGCCGTTGCCGAAGGCCGCATGACGCTGGAGGTCGGCTCAGTGGGCCGCGAGGGCATGATCGGCGCCTCTGCAGCGTTGGGCAATGACGAAGCGCAGGTGCGTGCCGTCGTGCAGCGCGCGGGCCGTACCCTGCGCATGCCGGCTGCCGAGTTCGCCGCATGGGCCGGGCGGCTGGAATCGCTGCAGCACCTGCTGCACCGCTATACCGATACCCTGCTGGCGCAAGCCATCCAGATCGCTGTCTGCAGCCGCTTCCACGTGCTCGAGGCGCGCCTGGCCCGTTCGCTGCTGGTCACGCGCGACCGCCTGCAATCGGAGAAGTTCCACCTGACCCATGAGTTCCTGGCGCACGCGCTGGGCGTGCGCCGCGTCGGCGTCACGAAGGCGGCCAGCGCGCTGCAGAACCAGAAGCTGATCTCGTACAGCCGGGGCAATATCGAGATCCTGGATTCGAGCGGGCTGGAGGCGGTTTCCTGCCGATGTTATGAGCTGGTGAAGGAACGCTGAAGCCGCCGTCACGCTGCGACCGCGATGCCAGAAGCGGCGACCCTTGCGCAAGCTCGCCGAAGCCCCGCCACGCGCGTTGCACGCCCTGGCGCAACCTCCCGCCGAGCCCAGCAAGCCTGCGTGCCATAGCGCGATGCCGGCAGGCTCGCGGCGCAGTATGCGCCAAATAAAAACGGAGCCCGAAGGCTCCGTTTTCATCGCGGCGCGAAGATCAGCGGCTTGGCTTGCTGACCTGGTTGCCGACGACGCCACCGACAGCGGCGCCGCCGACGGTGCCCAGGGCGGAGCCGCCCGACAGGACCGAGCCGGCGACTGCGCCGACGCCGGCGCCGATGGCCGTGTTACGGTCCTGCGTGGACATGCCGGAGCAGGCGGTCAGGCCCATGACGGCGCCTGCGATGGTAAGACGCATTGCGATCTGTTTGACGTTCATGATGTTCTCCTCGTGTTGATGTGATGTTCGAAAGGGTGGGGGCCCCATTACTGCTGTGCGGGTTCCTTCAGCTTCATGTCGTTGCGCACGACTTTCACGCCGGCCACGCTGCGGGCGGCGGCGACGGCGGTGTCGATCTCCTGCTGGCTGGCGGCGAACCCGGACAGGCGTACCTCGCCGTCGTAGCTCTCAACGGCGATCTCGGCCGGGTTGATGCCTTTCTGTTGCGCCAGACCGGCCAGCACGCTGTTGGTCAGCGCGGTATCGCTGACGGCCGCGGTGGAGCCGGGCACAGCCGGTACCGAGCCCGGCGAGGTGGGTGACACATCGGTCGATGCGCAGGCGACCAGTGAGGCCAGCACCAGGCCGGACAGGATGGTCGGAAGGGAAGTCAGGTTTTTCATGGGCGCTCCTTGTTCTGTGACTCGGGAAAGGGCGCAGGGTTCGAGCCCTGCGCGGTTGTTATCAGGTTATGGGCATCATACAAACCGATCTGTTCGGCACCGCACCCAGTAACGCGCTGTTACTATTCTTACGATTTCGGCAACCTCTATTTGCCGTTGACCTGTTCCGGCGTGGCTCTTTTCGACGCGGGCAGTTTCTTGCCTGGCGGCGGTGCGGAAGGCTTGGCCGCCGTTTGCGCCAGCAGCTTGCCGCAGTCCACGCCGCCGCCACCGCCATGGATCAGCGGAATGACGGCCGCGACCGGCGTGGCCAGCGCCGCCAGCGCGATCGCGCCGCCGGCGCGCATGGCCAGCGCGGCCTTGTCGATGGCGACGTCCGGTTTCTTGAAGCTGCCGCGCACATAGATCGGCGAGCGCAGCGACACGATCCGCAGACCCTTGCTGTCCGGCTTCAGGGTCAGGTCCATTTTCTCTTCGGCCAGGCTGACGGCGCCGTTGATGTTGACGGTCGCATCGGTTGTATCGATGACGAACGAACGGGTCTGCGCAATGCCGTTGGTCACGGCGAAGTCGCCGGCCAGGCAGTTCATCTGCACGGGCTTGTCGCCGAGCAGCTTGGTGACGACGATGCTGCCCACGTTCAGGCCCATCATCTCCAGCAGCATCTTGCTGATGGTGCCTTCGCTGACGGTCGTCTTGACTTCGCCGTTCGACGAGCCCAGCAGCGTAGCGACGGAATTCCCCGTGGCCGACAGCCTGGCCTGGGCGTTGATCTCGCCCACCGTGGCCTGCTGGATCTGGCTGATGTTCGGGAACAGTTCCTTGATCTTGATGTGGCGGCCCGTGACGTCGAGGTTGGCGGCGATGGCGTCCTTGACCTGCTTGCCGCTGCCGTCGAGCTTGATGGTCGACGCCATGCTGCCGCCGGCGAAATCGAAGTTCAGCGGCGTCAGTTTCAGCACGCCGTCGTTCAGGTGGAACTCCGTGTACAGGTTACTGATCGGCAGCTGCGCCGTGCGCGTGATACGGTCGGCCTTGAAGCTGACATCCGCATCGATACTGGTCCAGCGCTCCGTGCGGAACTTCTCGACCGGCAGCACCTTGTCGGCAGGCTGTGTCGAGTCGACGCCCCGTTCCTTCTTCTTCTCGTTCGAGTCGGCGCCGATCAGCGGGCCGAGGTCGGCGAACTGCAGCAGCTTCGAATGCACATTGCCCGTCATGTGGCCGCGCGGTTTCTTCTGCTGGTAGGCCAGCTTGCCGCTGATGTCGCTCGATCCCACCTTGCCGACGAAGTCCTGGTAGGTCCACTTGCTGTTGCCTTTCGCCAGCTCGCCCACCAGCCGGCCGTGCGTGGAGAACGGCGGTGTTTCCGGCAGCACGAGGCCAGTGATGGCGTACAGCTGCGCCATGCTGGCGCCCGAGATCTTCAGGTTCATGTCGATGCCGGCCAGCCTGGCCGGGTTCGTCAGCGTGCCTTCCGCGCGCACCGATACCAGGCCGATCTTTGCATCGGCCAGGATGGGGAAGGGGATGCTGGCGTCCTGCAGCGACAGCACGGCGCCGGTCTTGCCGTCGCCGCGGATGGGCGCATCGTTCCAGCTGCCGGACAGCTTCCAGCCGACGCCGTATTTCGGATCGTTGTCGAGCGTATCGACGTGAGCGGTGGCGTCGATGTCCTCGATGGCATCGACAAAGCGGATGCTGCCCTTGCTGAACACGATGCGGTCCAGGTCCAGCCGCCACTTCGATTTCTTTTCCTTCTTTTCGAACGTCCAGTTGTTTTGGTTGTCGGCCGTGCGGCGCAGGTACACGCTGGGCGACTGGAACGCCAGTTCGGGGATGGAGATGGTCTTGTGCAGCAGGGCGAACGGATTGAGCGAGAACGAGACCGCATCCACATTGGCCATGTCGGCCGGCACGGGGTCCTTCGCGCTGGCGGTGGCACCCACCATTTCCGGTGGATTGCCCAAATGGACATCGCGCGCTACCAGGTGCGGCCACGGTATCCAGTCGTGCCAGGAACGGTCCTGCTTGTGGCGGGGCTGTTTTTCCCACGACAGCGAGAGGTCGCCGCGGATGGCGAACGGGCGCTCGATGGCTTCGCTGGCTTTCTCGTTGAGCCAGGGGCGCGCCTTGTTCCAATCGTAGTTCAGGAGAATGACGAGCGCGATGGCGGGGATGGCGATCACGGTGCCGCCCACGGCCAGCGCGATCTTGGTACGGCGAGGCATTGTCATGGCAGAGCCTTTATGTTTTGAGTTCCACTTCCAACATACACGATGACTATCTGCAGCAATGTGCGGTTCCGCACCGTAAGAAGGCATGTGTGCAAGGCGCCGATGCTTGTTGCCATATGTGCGCCAGCGTACTGATGCTGTGTTGTACTTTCGGCTATAACTACAACTACATCACGACGTTTAACT
Encoded proteins:
- a CDS encoding porin; the protein is MKNRFMKNPMLALACCAAMAPAAYCQTAQTAQTAPTGTVTAPSSDSSVQVYGVLDAGAVSEHDCRGGSCPSTKISPGVSTGSVIGFTGREALGNDTSAVFTLEAGVRNDTGQSDQNGRLFGSQAYVGLANRWGAVTVGRQYDVGYETLTEVADPFRGGMAGTATNLMGNGSKRSDNTIKYRSALIHGFVASAIYSFGESAFSTSRNRAYGAMIGYQGGPFTLRAAHQRKNNFLQGAGATTPVDLSSRNSLVAANLHLGQAATVYAAYAVNRGVGSSPWDQDNPYGALVLSSPSNRSNDALAGVSYASGPATYMVSYIRKDDRSLANQDANQVAVGMTYSMSRRTAFYAAYAKIKDHNGAPYTVGNFSEQGKGRSAFNLGLRHAF
- a CDS encoding branched-chain amino acid aminotransferase; this encodes MYLTYFNGAWSEGNTPLFGAMDHSVWLGSSVFDGARAIRGHLPDLRPHLQRVIHSAERLGMQCPLSVDEMEALVREGVAKFPADAVLYVRPLVFATDGLLVPVAEKSAFALTLFDAAIPPFTGFTACLSALLRPDARMAPTDAKASSLYANTTRVLREAKSRGFDNAVVCDIDGNVAEFATANLFFATPEGAVVTPALNGTFLAGITRARVIALLKEDGVHVEERSVRPEELTTTTEIFNTGNFGKVTPCVRYEERALPVGPVATRARDLYFAFTEAN
- a CDS encoding DUF3617 domain-containing protein, translating into MTTHAMCAIRSAAKFAVTLAAALTVALPAAAAAIKPGLWEMTSKVPSADPAAMQAMAQAQQQMASLPPERRRAIEEALAKQGVSLALAEGGGIKVKFCITPEQAANPTMPHGQPGDCSSTRTNIPGGLAVKFTCRNPASSGNGQVIFDGDSGFSMRMAIDSTVAGKAQHMTTESTGRWLGRDCGTAQPVR
- a CDS encoding OmpA family protein encodes the protein MTILNDTYKKAVAGAVAVAMAIGATGCADMNTEQRGTATGAGIGAGLGAILGATTSHGGGGRAAGGAVLGAAVGAVAGNIWSKRMESQKQAMEQATRGTGVQVSQTSDNRLKMEIPSDISFDTNRADIKSNFRPILDRFAATLNENPATTVTIIGHTDSTGSDAINQPLSVERASHTRDYLSTKGVSPTRVVVEGRGAREPIASNDDNSGRARNRRVEIYVAEPSPRS
- a CDS encoding lmo0937 family membrane protein yields the protein MLYTIAVVLIILWLLGLVTSYTIGGFIHILLVVAVIMILLRLISGRGV
- a CDS encoding glycine zipper 2TM domain-containing protein — translated: MNHPSTPPRRHNLHPLMLVAAVVLILFCGVGIASFMGWLPSSKNAGRPEQLVNPAGEQLATAPSSPPTAATQSSQYAAGAGSINGVPTASGSGAVGTSGSSADIVASPVAPSTQPRVEAPVRDEKLQRERERERARERAVERKNAATPACNYCGMVEEVNETSTRAAGSGVGAAGGAVVGGLLGRQVGDGRGRDLATIAGAIGGAVVGNQVEGKARATKQYDVKVRMNDGEIRTFHTDSPVWRRGDQVKVVEGMLQSR
- a CDS encoding Crp/Fnr family transcriptional regulator; amino-acid sequence: MNLNFDTAHSSHAPPLTCGNRLLASLPEEDLAQIEAHCETIEAEVGTVLFEPGQTLHHVYFPIDALVSLLAVAEGRMTLEVGSVGREGMIGASAALGNDEAQVRAVVQRAGRTLRMPAAEFAAWAGRLESLQHLLHRYTDTLLAQAIQIAVCSRFHVLEARLARSLLVTRDRLQSEKFHLTHEFLAHALGVRRVGVTKAASALQNQKLISYSRGNIEILDSSGLEAVSCRCYELVKER
- a CDS encoding glycine zipper 2TM domain-containing protein; the encoded protein is MNVKQIAMRLTIAGAVMGLTACSGMSTQDRNTAIGAGVGAVAGSVLSGGSALGTVGGAAVGGVVGNQVSKPSR
- a CDS encoding BON domain-containing protein → MKNLTSLPTILSGLVLASLVACASTDVSPTSPGSVPAVPGSTAAVSDTALTNSVLAGLAQQKGINPAEIAVESYDGEVRLSGFAASQQEIDTAVAAARSVAGVKVVRNDMKLKEPAQQ
- a CDS encoding AsmA family protein; protein product: MTMPRRTKIALAVGGTVIAIPAIALVILLNYDWNKARPWLNEKASEAIERPFAIRGDLSLSWEKQPRHKQDRSWHDWIPWPHLVARDVHLGNPPEMVGATASAKDPVPADMANVDAVSFSLNPFALLHKTISIPELAFQSPSVYLRRTADNQNNWTFEKKEKKSKWRLDLDRIVFSKGSIRFVDAIEDIDATAHVDTLDNDPKYGVGWKLSGSWNDAPIRGDGKTGAVLSLQDASIPFPILADAKIGLVSVRAEGTLTNPARLAGIDMNLKISGASMAQLYAITGLVLPETPPFSTHGRLVGELAKGNSKWTYQDFVGKVGSSDISGKLAYQQKKPRGHMTGNVHSKLLQFADLGPLIGADSNEKKKERGVDSTQPADKVLPVEKFRTERWTSIDADVSFKADRITRTAQLPISNLYTEFHLNDGVLKLTPLNFDFAGGSMASTIKLDGSGKQVKDAIAANLDVTGRHIKIKELFPNISQIQQATVGEINAQARLSATGNSVATLLGSSNGEVKTTVSEGTISKMLLEMMGLNVGSIVVTKLLGDKPVQMNCLAGDFAVTNGIAQTRSFVIDTTDATVNINGAVSLAEEKMDLTLKPDSKGLRIVSLRSPIYVRGSFKKPDVAIDKAALAMRAGGAIALAALATPVAAVIPLIHGGGGGVDCGKLLAQTAAKPSAPPPGKKLPASKRATPEQVNGK